The DNA region TACGCCGGAGGCGGCGTCGACCGCCGCGGTGGCGCTGCCCGACGGTGAGTCGGTCGCACCGGTCGAGCTGGAGCTGGACCTGACGGCGATCGACGCCGACGCGATCGAGCCGGCCCCGACCGCCGCTGCCGTCCGGGCCGCCTGACCTCCGCCGACACGGGCCGGTCCGCCCCCGGCCCGGGCCGTGGGAAGGCCACCGGGGTGGGCGGCCGGAACGCCGCCGGGGTGTGCCGGCGGAGTGCCGCCGGGGTGGGCGGCCGGTCCGGGGACTGCCGGCCGTGGCGCGGCGACCACCGGTACGGCACCGCTGTGCTGCGCCGCCGCGTACCGGGTCAGACCCACCACCGAGGCGAGCGTGATCAGGAAGCCGACCGCCGCCAGCCATTCCCGGCCCGGCCAGATCTTGTCGTTGAGCAGCAGCAGCCCGACGATGGCCGCCGGCACCGCCCCGGCGGCGTCCATCGCGGCGATCGCGGCGGTGACGGAGCCGCGCTGCATGGCCAGCCCGATCAGCCACTGACCGATCGCGGAGTGCGCGACCAGCAGGTAGAGCAACGGCTCGGTGAGCAGTTCCTGGTAGTTGTCGGCACCGGCGAGCGGCCGGGACGCGACCGCGGCCGCCGAGAACGCGAACCCGGCGAGCAGGCCGAGCCCGACCGAGGCCGACGGCCCGGTGAACCGGGCGGCGAGCGTCCCCAGCGCGGCGATCACCACGGTGGACAGCGCGATCACCGCCACCGCGCGGGGGCCGAGCTGATGCGCCGGTGCCGGTCGGGCGGAGACCACCAGCGCGGTCACCCCGATCAGCAGCAGCACCAGCAGCGCGACCTCGGCCGCCGGTAGCCGCCACCGCAGGGCCAGCACCCCGAGCAGCGCGGTCACTCCGAGCGCGGCGGCGACGCTGGCCTGCACCAGGAACAGCGGCAGGTCCCGTCGGGCGAAGAAGGCGAACAGGAAGGCGAGGATCTGGCAACCGATCCCGACCAGGTAGACCCGCTGACGGGCCAGGCGCAGCAGCAGGCCCGGGTCGAAGCGGTGCCGGACCGTCGTGCGGGCTGCGGCGACGGCCTGGAACAGATGCGCGACGCCGTACGTGGCGACCATCGCCCCGAGGAAACACCAGCCGGTCGTCGTCACCCGGCGAGGATAGACGGTGGCTTCGCTCACACCTGTGCAGGCCGGCGCGATCCCGGCGATCCGGCAGTCGTCGATACGTTCGGCGACGAACCGGACGACCGACCGTCAGCCGAGCCGGTGCAGCAGGTCCGAATGCAGCTTCCCGTTGCTGGCGACGGCGCTGCCGCCGGCCGGGCCGGGTTTGCCGGTCAGGTCGGTGAAGGTGCCGCCGGCCTCGGTGACGATCGGGATCAGCGCGGCCAGGTCCCACAACGACAGCTCCGGCTCCACCATCGCGTCGACGGCCCCCTCGGCGAGCAGCATGTAGCCGTAGAAGTCGCCGTACGCGCGGCTGCGCCACACCGACCGCATGATGCCGAGCATCGCGTCCAGCCGCCCCGACTCCTCCCAGCTGGTCAGCGACGAGTAGCAGAAGCTGGCGTCGGCGAGGCGGCGGACCCCGGAGACCCGGATCGGGGTCGCGGCGGCGGTGTGCCGCCCGGCGTACGCGCCGTGTCCGACCGCCGCCCACCAGCGGCGCCCCAGCGCCGGCGCGGAGACCAGGCCGACCACCGGCTGGTCGCCTTCCATCAGGCAGATCAGGGTGGCCCAGATCGGCACCCCGCGGATGAAGTTCTTGGTGCCGTCGATCGGGTCGATCACCCACTGACGGTTGCCCGGGCCGGCCGCCGCCACCGAGGCACCGAACTCTTCGCCGAGCACCCCGT from Solwaraspora sp. WMMD791 includes:
- the hisN gene encoding histidinol-phosphatase, whose amino-acid sequence is MARYADDLSLAHLLADTADSISMARFRALDLSVEAKPDLTPVSDADTAVEKALRATLARTRPRDGVLGEEFGASVAAAGPGNRQWVIDPIDGTKNFIRGVPIWATLICLMEGDQPVVGLVSAPALGRRWWAAVGHGAYAGRHTAAATPIRVSGVRRLADASFCYSSLTSWEESGRLDAMLGIMRSVWRSRAYGDFYGYMLLAEGAVDAMVEPELSLWDLAALIPIVTEAGGTFTDLTGKPGPAGGSAVASNGKLHSDLLHRLG